The Lycium barbarum isolate Lr01 chromosome 9, ASM1917538v2, whole genome shotgun sequence genome has a segment encoding these proteins:
- the LOC132611179 gene encoding uncharacterized protein LOC132611179 isoform X1 has product MMEGPIDADVLMDYVEFQIFPSQNRYESHICYRNKLETAASGLLEQLILHSPKIKSLHSKGSDANFRFRPLGNLNDAKWFTKSTLIRFLHIISSSSTIDMAKAMVNEISQLEEARKFHNSLYSKGPQDRIGSGEEAECEYSSGAVSSSQQEEDNPSSDASKNELLRAMDLRLTALKGELAAAFDQAAGTTCSFEDTINIEKFSYYFGAVELRNCLQKFISSSQQNRASGFPGKELSLSKTDVRNDKVGSERGKSQTSGPSKLDTTVKYSASPAKAAQMERQNSSGSEESSCTSEEEQPSGERSRTLIRSASPRRSASPMRRVQIGRSGSRRSTALTIKSLNYFPARERSISHNDAAASDSDEEDSEQISKKAEKDACRMSVQDAISLFESKQKGQGVDYQRTKSLLSASVGANKAVLRRWSSGVCESSRGSVDVASDDPVSEATNKLENQETESTLGMKPDSYPPPKSHDAEAAAADFKQNLPEEEAYSPKVAREESFPNQSEEIGEKLNASVEWTRQKEAELNQLLTKMMETKPSKYQNVAATDRKNQSRPAERRGGFYDDYKEKRDEKLRGETSRKDKQLKAMQQILDERKAEIVTGNASNVSKKPNIKRTQRTVKKSPESAKTKDGTPKPTVVKKASSKASQLPATRKSWPSLPSPRVAGTSTAKTPPVTNSPGTTPTRRRSQPTPAVPQTSQKVEKLQPQAKSVKTPQNNIRKNVTNGNDKKQQTLTKASKPTKARIQPTPADSASSAKSRLNKVTKKSSVVPLESKEAKPFLRKGSGTGPVIKAKVSSQPEKSLRESTDLVQVEENEMASVASGPRPLNQLDNRGLEEVKIHEDEDSVIQLNSPQEYEDRESCNKVTPDNEDDIGRMEEESPSPLKREVEEESNISPSAWVVIEEQEDQALPCNDDFGPNESVADVATVRISSPRVRHSLSQMLLEESSEDVIDWGNAENPPTMVYQKDVPKGLKRLLKFARKGKTDLNLTGVSSPSFFSEGEDDPEDSKLLTKSSSDNLLKKATLHAKHSGQPKLSSEDYELSAQTSIGKIAAQKLQASRLSAPASTTKASRSFFSLSAFKGSK; this is encoded by the exons ATGATGGAGGGTCCAATAGATGCTGATGTCTTGATGGACTATGTTGAATTTCAGATTTTCCCAAGCCAGAACAG GTACGAGTCACATATCTGCTACAGAAACAAGTTAGAAACAGCAGCCTCTGGACTTCTGGAGCAGTTGATACTTCATTCGCCCAAAATCAAATCTTTGCACTCTAAGGGATCAGATGCCAATTTTAGATTTAGACCTCTAGGGAATCTTAATGACGCTAAATGGTTCACAAAATCCACATTGATCAG GTTTCTTCATATTATCAGCTCATCGTCTACAATTGATATGGCCAAGGCTATGGTAAATGAGATATCTCAGCTTGAAGAAGCTCGGAAGTTTCATAATTCTTTATATTCAAAG GGTCCTCAGGATCGTATTGGGAGCGGGGAAGAAG CAGAATGCGAGTACTCAAGTGGTGCAGTGTCATCATCTCAGCAA GAAGAAGATAACCCGTCATCAGATGCTTCCAA GAATGAATTGCTGAGGGCGATGGATTTGAGGTTGACTGCTTTAAAAGGGGAATTAGCTGCTGCTTTTGACCAAGCTGCTGGCACTACATGCTCTTTTGAGGATACTATTAACATAGAGAAGTTCTCTTACTATTTTGGAGCTGTTGAATTGAG GAACTGTCTGCAGAAGTTTATTTCATCGAGCCAGCAGAACAGGGCTAGTGGTTTTCCGGGTAAAGAGTTGTCTCTTTCAAAAACTGATGTTAGAAATGACAAAGTTGGTTCAGAAAGGGGCAAATCTCAAACATCTGGACCATCAAAGTTAGATACAACAGTGAAATATAGTGCTTCCCCTGCAAAAGCTGCACAGATGGAGAGGCAAAACTCATCAGGAAGCGAAGAATCTTCCTGTACAAGTGAAGAGGAACAACCATCAGGGGAAAGAAGTCGAACTCTAATAAGATCTGCATCTCCGAGAAGGTCTGCATCTCCAATGCGAAGAGTCCAAATTGGGCGCTCTGGGTCACGAAGATCCACTGCTTTAACTATTAAGAGTCTAAATTACTTTCCTGCCAGAGAAAGGTCAATCTCTCATAACGATGCAGCTGCCAGCGATAGTGATGAGGAAGACTCTGAGCAAATCTCAAAAAAGGCTGAGAAGGATGCGTGTAGAATGAGTGTGCAAGATGCAATCAGTCTCTTTGAAAGCAAACAAAAAGGCCAAGGTGTTGATTATCAAAGGACAAAGTCACTATTAAGTGCCTCAGTTGGTGCTAATAAAGCGGTATTGAGAAGATGGAGTTCAGGCGTGTGTGAAAGTTCTAGAGGCTCTGTTGATGTTGCTTCTGATGATCCAGTTTCTGAGGCTACCAATAAATTGGAAAATCAAGAAACTGAAAGTACTTTGGGCATGAAACCTGATTCATATCCTCCTCCCAAAAGCCATGACGCCGAGGCTGCTGCTGCTgatttcaaacaaaacttacctGAAGAAGAAGCATATAGTCCAAAGGTTGCAAGAGAGGAATCTTTCCCTAACCAAAGTGAAGAAATAGGTGAAAAGTTAAATGCCTCAGTCGAATGGACTCGACAAAAAGAAGCAGAGCTAAACCAATTGCTCACAAAAATGATGGAAACCAAGCCTAGCAAATATCAGAACGTGGCAGCAACTGATAGAAAAAACCAAAGTCGTCCCGCTGAGCGTCGAGGTGggttctatgatgattacaaagAAAAGAGGGATGAGAAACTTCGTGGTGAAACTTCTAGGAAGGATAAACAATTGAAAGCAATGCAACAAATTCTTGATGAAAGAAAAGCTGAAATTGTCACAGGAAATGCAAGTAATGTTAGCAAAAAACCAAATATTAAGAGAACCCAGAGAACAGTCAAGAAATCCCCTGAATCTGCAAAGACCAAAGATGGAACTCCTAAACCTACTGTTGTAAAGAAAGCTTCATCAAAAGCATCGCAACTGCCAGCGACACGGAAGTCATGGCCATCTTTGCCGTCACCAAGAGTTGCAGGGACATCAACTGCTAAAACTCCTCCTGTAACAAATTCTCCAGGTACTACACCTACCCGCAGAAGATCACAGCCAACACCAGCAGTTCCTCAGACAAGCCAAAAGGTTGAGAAGTTACAACCCCAAGCAAAATCTGTGAAAACACCCCAGAATAATATCAGAAAAAATGTTACAAATGGGAATGACAAGAAGCAGCAGACTCTGACAAAAGCTAGCAAACCTACAAAAGCCAGGATTCAGCCTACCCCTGCAGATTCTGCATCCTCTGCTAAATCTAGACTCAACAAGGTAACCAAGAAAAGTAGTGTGGTACCTCTGGAATCAAAGGAGGCAAAGCCTTTTCTTCGTAAGGGCTCGGGTACCGGACCAGTCATAAAAGCCAAAGTTTCATCTCAGCCTGAAAAATCTTTGAGGGAATCTACGGACCTTGTTCAAGTTGAGGAGAACGAGATGGCCTCTGTTGCTTCTGGTCCTCGTCCTCTTAATCAACTGGACAACAGGGGTCTTGAGGAGGTCAAGATCCATGAAGATGAAGACTCTGTAATTCAGTTAAACAGCCCTCAAGAATATGAAGATAGAGAGAGCTGCAATAAGGTTACGCCAGATAATGAAGATGATATTGGAAGGATGGAAGAAGAGTCTCCATCTCCACTGAAAAGAGAGGTTGAAGAGGAATCGAACATTTCCCCTAGCGCCTGGGTGGTAATAGAGGAGCAGGAGGATCAAGCCCTTCCATGTAATGATGATTTTGGTCCTAATGAATCTGTGGCTGATGTTGCAACTGTAAGAATCTCAAGTCCACGAGTTCGTCATTCTCTGTCCCAAATGTTGCTTGAAGAGAGCAGTGAAGATGTTATTGACTGGGGTAATGCTGAGAATCCTCCTACTATGGTATATCAGAAGGATGTGCCAAAAGGATTGAAGCGGCTTCTAAAGTTTGCTCGTAAGGGTAAGACTGATTTAAATTTAACTGGTGTTTCAAGCCCGTCATTTTTCTCTGAAGGCGAGGATGATCCAGAGGATTCTAAACTTCTCACGAAAAGTAGTTCTGACAATCTACTGAAGAAGGCTACACTTCATGCTAAGCATTCTGGACAACCAAAGTTGTCTTCTGAAGACTATGAGCTATCCG CTCAAACAAGTATAGGCAAAATTGCTGCTCAGAAATTGCAAGCGAGCCGGCTTTCAGCTCCAGCAAGTACAACAAaag CATCAAGATCGTTCTTTTCTCTTTCAGCATTCAAGGGAAGTAAATAA